A genomic segment from Gemmatimonadaceae bacterium encodes:
- a CDS encoding M20/M25/M40 family metallo-hydrolase: MHRQPMLRQPQFRRIAGSARLVQALAVVALSFVAAPLAAQQEVVDSTTLRQLYADEMAKGEVMSIASWLTDVHGPRLTGSPGARAAGEWAVKTMKEWGLANVGFEYWSPKFPGWRNDHLTLRVVAPLAFDVAVAPRAWSPSTRGAVKGEAVVAMLGSWGDTAKYAGTLKGKFVLLGAAPTLAPHAKPDAKRYSDEELDKMAGAGVPDPRTGGFAIPRDPAAMGNMARRFGGNAFRPANDTAALRWFARQGVVGILLPARGDDGTIFTDNGYPRTAGVALVPMVHVAGEHYGRIARILEKGVPVTLSLDMANTQTPEAESFNIVAEIPGSDPALKDEVVMLGAHFDSWHAATGATDNAAGSAVMMEAIRLIKASGLKPRRTIRIGLWTGEEQGLFGSREYVARHFGERVFRSDSSGFAPTDTVRALPEYEKHAGYFNVDNGTGRIRGVYLQGNTQVQDAFSAWITPFKDKGVTTVTPANTSGTDHQAFDAVGLGGWQFIQDPVDYDTRTHHSNQDVYERLVPDDMKHNAAVVAGFVWQAAQRSTKLPGKAGWPVVVSDKKAKAVSEWGGRILGVEFGANLGSESARIWFADSDPKRRILNWRRRGSPEFPVRSRPPSPRT; this comes from the coding sequence ATGCATCGTCAACCCATGCTCCGCCAGCCACAGTTCCGCCGCATCGCAGGTTCCGCGCGCCTCGTGCAGGCGTTGGCGGTGGTCGCGCTTTCGTTCGTCGCTGCGCCGCTCGCGGCGCAACAGGAAGTGGTCGACTCCACCACGCTGCGCCAGCTCTACGCCGACGAGATGGCCAAGGGCGAGGTGATGTCGATTGCCAGTTGGCTCACCGACGTGCACGGCCCGCGCCTCACCGGGTCGCCAGGCGCAAGGGCGGCGGGGGAGTGGGCGGTGAAGACGATGAAGGAGTGGGGGCTGGCCAACGTCGGCTTCGAGTACTGGAGCCCCAAGTTTCCCGGGTGGCGCAACGACCATCTGACGTTGCGCGTGGTGGCACCGCTGGCGTTCGACGTCGCCGTGGCGCCGCGCGCCTGGTCGCCGAGCACCAGGGGAGCGGTGAAGGGGGAGGCGGTCGTGGCAATGCTGGGCTCGTGGGGCGATACGGCGAAGTACGCCGGGACGCTCAAGGGGAAGTTCGTCCTCCTTGGCGCGGCGCCGACGCTCGCGCCGCACGCCAAGCCCGACGCCAAGCGCTACTCTGACGAGGAGCTCGACAAGATGGCCGGCGCCGGCGTCCCCGACCCTCGCACGGGTGGCTTCGCGATCCCGCGCGACCCGGCGGCCATGGGAAACATGGCGCGCCGCTTTGGCGGAAACGCCTTCCGTCCGGCGAACGACACCGCGGCGCTGCGCTGGTTCGCGAGGCAGGGTGTGGTGGGGATCCTCCTCCCCGCGCGCGGCGACGATGGGACCATCTTCACCGACAACGGCTATCCGCGAACGGCCGGCGTGGCGCTGGTGCCGATGGTGCACGTGGCGGGGGAGCACTACGGGCGCATTGCGCGCATCCTCGAGAAGGGCGTTCCCGTCACGCTCTCGCTCGACATGGCCAATACCCAAACGCCGGAAGCCGAATCGTTCAACATTGTCGCCGAGATCCCGGGGAGCGATCCGGCGCTCAAGGACGAAGTCGTGATGCTTGGCGCGCACTTCGACTCGTGGCATGCGGCCACGGGGGCGACCGACAACGCCGCGGGGTCTGCGGTGATGATGGAGGCGATACGGTTGATCAAGGCGAGCGGGCTCAAGCCGCGCCGCACCATCCGCATCGGCTTGTGGACCGGCGAGGAGCAGGGCTTGTTCGGGTCGCGCGAGTACGTGGCGCGCCACTTCGGCGAGCGCGTCTTCAGGAGCGACTCGTCAGGCTTTGCCCCTACCGATACCGTGCGGGCGCTGCCGGAGTACGAGAAGCACGCCGGCTACTTCAACGTCGACAACGGGACTGGGCGCATCCGCGGTGTGTATCTGCAGGGGAACACGCAGGTGCAGGATGCATTCAGCGCCTGGATCACCCCGTTCAAGGACAAGGGAGTGACGACCGTGACGCCGGCCAACACCAGCGGGACCGACCATCAGGCGTTCGACGCCGTCGGGCTGGGCGGGTGGCAGTTCATCCAGGACCCCGTCGACTACGACACGCGCACGCACCACTCCAACCAGGACGTGTACGAGCGGCTGGTGCCGGACGACATGAAGCACAACGCCGCGGTGGTCGCGGGCTTCGTGTGGCAGGCGGCGCAGCGGTCGACCAAGCTGCCCGGGAAGGCGGGGTGGCCGGTTGTGGTGAGCGACAAGAAGGCGAAGGCGGTGTCGGAGTGGGGGGGGCGAATTCTGGGGGTCGAATTTGGGGCGAATTTGGGGTCAGAGTCAGCGAGAATTTGGTTCGCTGACTCTGACCCCAAACGGCGGATTCTCAACTGGCGTCGGCGAGGATCTCCCGAATTCCCTGTACGATCTCGTCCGCCGTCGCCTCGTACTTGA
- a CDS encoding SCO family protein — MNGCCVPLPGARHVARQARNALLALALLAASTGCSKKPSLPIEPIGGDFTLTDHNGQRFELASQRGKVVLIFFGYSFCPDVCPTTLSKLTTVAQLLGEDRDKVKTLYITVDPERDTPDVLKLDLSNFNLDALGLTGSRGEIDPVVRLYGASYQIIPTPNSAAKYTVTHSTNLYALDRDGRVRLILKYEATADEIVQGIREILADAS, encoded by the coding sequence ATGAACGGTTGCTGCGTGCCGCTGCCAGGCGCGAGGCACGTGGCTCGTCAGGCGCGCAACGCGCTCCTCGCGCTCGCGTTGCTCGCCGCGAGCACGGGATGCTCGAAGAAGCCCTCGCTCCCCATCGAGCCGATCGGCGGCGACTTCACCCTCACCGACCACAACGGCCAGCGCTTCGAGCTCGCCTCGCAGCGCGGCAAGGTCGTCCTGATCTTCTTCGGCTACTCGTTCTGCCCCGACGTCTGCCCCACCACGCTCTCCAAGCTCACCACGGTGGCGCAGTTGCTCGGCGAGGATCGCGACAAGGTCAAGACGCTCTACATCACCGTCGATCCGGAGCGCGACACGCCGGATGTGCTCAAGCTCGACCTCTCGAACTTCAACCTCGACGCGCTGGGATTGACGGGAAGCAGGGGTGAGATCGACCCCGTGGTGAGACTGTACGGGGCGTCGTACCAAATCATTCCCACGCCCAACTCCGCGGCCAAGTATACCGTCACGCACTCGACCAATCTCTACGCGCTCGACCGCGACGGGCGGGTACGGCTGATTCTCAAGTACGAGGCGACGGCGGACGAGATCGTACAGGGAATTCGGGAGATCCTCGCCGACGCCAGTTGA
- a CDS encoding beta-lactamase family protein produces the protein MRASFLPRILPSALRLALFLVPTAATVTAPAAATAQAPLSADSRARIDAVFARWDRTDSPGCSLAISQNAREVYARGYGMSDLQHAIAITPQSIFHVASISKQFAAYSVALLAEDGRLTLDDDIRKFIPEIPDYGTTITIRHLIHHTSGLRDQWQLLGYAGWRFPEDLITEQDVMRIVTRQKGTNFKPGAEWVYSNTGYTLLAVIVKRVSGKSLREFAQERIFEPLGMTSTHFHDDHAMIVLGRTSAYEPRRDGGWKISIPVFDTYGATSLFTTAGDLLKWMANLDSPMVGSKSLVAAAQTSATLNDGTPANYGYGLSVLTYRGLSAVGHGGADAGYRAQVERYPGRGIAIAVLCNAASAVPNALLRNVADVLLGSSAPSAVAMVDTVERPISAELRQRWVGTYRDTISQSVLRIRLDGETIKLADGRTLTPTSDTTLRLGPGALVLRSSGANTVGVTQLPRSTRELFYRKEAPFTADSATLASFAGSYYSQELDVRYDLSVKDSTLAVFNRKLDGASMVPAFRDGFVANFGATVQFTRNKAGMVSGFTLADGRVRGVRFERLP, from the coding sequence ATGCGTGCGTCGTTCCTTCCACGGATCCTTCCGTCCGCGTTGCGCCTCGCGCTGTTCCTTGTCCCCACAGCGGCAACAGTAACGGCACCAGCAGCGGCAACGGCGCAGGCGCCGCTCTCCGCCGATTCACGCGCCCGGATCGACGCCGTCTTCGCCCGATGGGATCGCACCGACTCCCCCGGCTGCTCGCTCGCCATCTCGCAGAATGCTCGCGAGGTCTACGCCCGCGGGTACGGCATGAGCGACCTGCAACACGCGATCGCCATCACGCCGCAGTCGATCTTCCACGTCGCTTCGATCTCCAAGCAGTTCGCCGCCTACTCGGTGGCCCTCCTGGCCGAGGACGGTCGGCTCACGCTGGACGACGACATCCGCAAGTTCATCCCCGAGATACCCGACTACGGCACCACGATCACCATCCGCCACCTCATCCATCACACCAGCGGCTTGCGCGACCAGTGGCAGCTGCTCGGCTACGCCGGCTGGCGTTTCCCCGAGGACCTGATCACCGAGCAGGACGTGATGCGCATCGTCACCCGGCAGAAGGGGACGAACTTCAAGCCCGGCGCGGAGTGGGTGTACTCGAACACCGGCTACACACTGCTGGCGGTGATCGTGAAGCGCGTCAGCGGAAAGTCACTGCGCGAGTTCGCGCAGGAGCGGATCTTCGAACCGTTAGGGATGACGTCGACGCACTTCCATGACGATCACGCGATGATTGTCCTTGGACGCACCTCGGCGTACGAACCGCGCCGGGACGGCGGGTGGAAGATCTCGATCCCCGTCTTCGACACGTACGGGGCCACGTCGCTCTTCACCACCGCGGGCGACCTCCTCAAGTGGATGGCCAACCTCGACTCGCCCATGGTGGGGAGCAAGTCGCTCGTCGCCGCGGCGCAGACGAGCGCCACGCTCAACGACGGAACGCCGGCCAACTATGGCTACGGCCTCTCGGTCCTCACCTATCGCGGGCTGTCGGCCGTCGGCCACGGCGGCGCCGACGCCGGCTATCGCGCGCAAGTGGAGCGCTACCCGGGGCGCGGCATCGCCATCGCGGTGCTCTGCAACGCCGCCAGCGCGGTACCTAACGCCCTGCTGCGTAACGTCGCCGACGTCCTGCTTGGGAGCAGCGCTCCGAGCGCCGTGGCGATGGTCGACACGGTGGAACGCCCGATCTCCGCGGAACTCCGGCAGCGCTGGGTCGGTACCTACCGGGACACCATCAGCCAGTCCGTCCTCCGCATCCGGCTCGATGGCGAGACGATCAAGCTGGCCGACGGTCGCACGCTCACGCCCACGAGCGACACCACCTTGCGCCTGGGCCCGGGAGCGCTGGTGCTCCGGTCGTCAGGTGCAAACACCGTTGGCGTGACGCAACTGCCGCGCTCCACCCGCGAGCTGTTCTACCGCAAGGAAGCGCCGTTCACGGCCGACTCGGCCACGCTGGCCTCCTTTGCCGGATCCTATTACAGCCAGGAGCTCGACGTCCGCTATGACCTCTCGGTAAAGGACTCGACGCTTGCCGTCTTCAACCGGAAGCTCGATGGCGCCTCGATGGTCCCGGCGTTTCGCGACGGCTTCGTGGCCAACTTCGGCGCGACCGTGCAGTTCACGCGCAACAAGGCGGGAATGGTGAGCGGTTTCACCCTCGCCGATGGCCGCGTGCGCGGGGTACGATTCGAACGTCTTCCCTGA
- a CDS encoding copper chaperone PCu(A)C: MNITLSNITLSNITRALVGAVALCTLSAAGVDAQGISVTAHDAWVREVPAGRKVTGIFLTLENKGTVARALVSGSTEVADTLELHEMIRENEMMRMSPVKQIAIPAGGKAELRPGGLHLMIFGVKKPLAAGDTVQVTLTLDDGTKLQVAAEVRKMGGMR, from the coding sequence ATGAACATCACGCTTTCGAACATCACGCTTTCGAACATCACACGCGCCCTCGTCGGCGCCGTTGCGCTATGCACGCTGTCGGCGGCAGGTGTCGACGCGCAGGGCATCTCTGTCACAGCCCACGATGCCTGGGTCCGCGAAGTCCCCGCCGGCCGCAAGGTGACGGGTATCTTCCTGACCCTCGAGAACAAGGGAACGGTGGCCCGCGCCCTCGTCAGCGGTTCAACCGAAGTCGCCGACACGCTCGAGCTGCACGAGATGATTCGCGAGAACGAGATGATGCGCATGTCGCCCGTGAAGCAGATCGCCATCCCCGCGGGCGGGAAGGCCGAGCTCAGGCCGGGCGGATTGCACCTGATGATCTTCGGCGTGAAGAAGCCGCTGGCCGCCGGCGACACCGTGCAGGTGACGCTCACCCTCGACGATGGCACAAAGCTCCAGGTGGCCGCCGAGGTGCGGAAGATGGGAGGGATGCGATGA
- a CDS encoding serine hydrolase — protein MKRHLVLPLLTLVAPALQAQRSSAPAPLAARTVDSIVAVALRTFPTPGVAVAVIQDGKVVVAKGYGVKKVGESAPVTPQTRFGIASNTKVFTAIALGMLVEEGKLAWDAPVIRYLPQFAMYDPFVTREITVKDLLVHRSGLGLGAGDLLWWPASTYNRAEIMRRLRYIKPATSFRSAYAYDNVLYLVAGEIIEAVSGMPWERFIETRILHKVGMTHSTSRHGDAVSPGDVAQTHTLLEGRLTAIAPMTSDNTNPAGGINSGAEDMAKWVLSLLDSGKVGDGSRLYLPATARMIQAPVTPMPNGSPPAELAPLASDFSFYALGLDVGTYRGRKILHHTGGLPGYLSSVAWIPSERAGVVVLTNDESPTFLALTWTLMERVLRVSRPFDFLAGYDALLKRQRQGLAAAAREAHAARDSLSRPSLALEKYAGGYEDAWYGDIDIAQEKGGLAIRFSHSPQLVGDLVPWQHDTFLVRWRDRELRADAYITFMLTPDGGVDHAKMVPASPDVDFSFDFQDLELKPRRR, from the coding sequence GTGAAGCGGCATCTCGTTCTCCCACTGCTCACACTCGTTGCGCCTGCCCTGCAGGCGCAACGTTCGTCCGCTCCTGCGCCGCTCGCCGCGCGCACGGTCGACTCCATCGTCGCCGTCGCACTCAGGACCTTCCCCACGCCCGGGGTCGCCGTCGCCGTCATCCAGGATGGCAAGGTGGTCGTCGCGAAGGGGTATGGCGTGAAGAAGGTCGGCGAGTCCGCGCCGGTGACGCCGCAGACGCGCTTCGGCATCGCGTCCAACACGAAGGTCTTCACCGCGATTGCGCTGGGGATGCTGGTGGAGGAGGGGAAGCTTGCATGGGACGCGCCGGTGATTCGCTACCTGCCGCAGTTTGCCATGTACGATCCCTTCGTCACGCGCGAGATCACGGTGAAGGATCTGCTCGTGCATCGCAGTGGGCTCGGACTCGGCGCTGGCGATCTGCTCTGGTGGCCGGCCTCGACGTACAACCGCGCCGAGATCATGCGGCGGCTGCGCTACATCAAGCCGGCCACGTCATTTCGCTCGGCGTACGCCTATGACAACGTGCTCTATCTCGTGGCCGGCGAGATCATCGAGGCGGTGAGTGGGATGCCGTGGGAGCGGTTCATCGAGACGCGCATCCTGCACAAGGTAGGCATGACGCACAGCACGTCGCGACATGGCGACGCCGTCTCGCCGGGCGACGTGGCGCAGACGCACACGCTCCTCGAGGGGAGGCTCACGGCGATCGCTCCCATGACGAGTGACAACACCAATCCTGCCGGCGGGATCAACAGCGGCGCCGAGGACATGGCGAAGTGGGTGCTGTCGCTCCTGGATTCGGGCAAAGTGGGAGATGGGAGCCGGTTGTACCTGCCGGCGACGGCACGGATGATCCAGGCACCGGTGACGCCGATGCCTAACGGCTCCCCGCCAGCGGAGCTCGCCCCGCTGGCCAGCGACTTCTCGTTCTACGCGCTGGGGCTCGACGTGGGGACGTATCGCGGGCGCAAGATCCTGCACCACACCGGAGGGCTTCCCGGCTACCTGTCGTCGGTGGCGTGGATCCCGTCGGAGCGCGCGGGCGTGGTGGTGCTCACCAACGATGAGTCGCCGACCTTCCTGGCGCTCACGTGGACGCTGATGGAGCGCGTACTGCGTGTGTCACGGCCGTTCGACTTCCTGGCCGGTTACGATGCGTTGCTCAAGCGCCAGCGGCAGGGTCTCGCCGCCGCAGCCCGCGAGGCGCACGCGGCGCGCGATTCGCTCTCGCGTCCGTCTCTGGCGCTGGAGAAGTACGCGGGCGGCTACGAGGACGCCTGGTATGGCGACATCGACATCGCGCAGGAGAAGGGAGGACTGGCGATTCGCTTCTCACACAGCCCGCAGCTGGTCGGCGATCTGGTCCCCTGGCAGCATGACACCTTCCTGGTGCGGTGGCGCGACCGCGAACTGCGCGCCGACGCCTACATCACCTTCATGCTCACGCCGGACGGAGGCGTCGATCACGCGAAGATGGTGCCGGCGTCACCGGATGTGGATTTCTCGTTCGATTTCCAGGACCTGGAGTTGAAGCCGCGGCGGCGCTGA
- a CDS encoding BtpA/SgcQ family protein yields the protein MSRFRTLFPMARPVIGMIALPPMPGYPAFTSIHAVIAAALSDLERLEAGGADGALVENDFDQPHTMVGGAEVHAAMTRVTREVVAHAKIPIGVEVLLNDWRASLAIAAMTGAQFIRIDFFVDRVMTKLGPFEPEPEAILAYRQAIRAEHVQLYTDLQVKYTTMLDGPKPLAQSAREAAAAGSDAVIISGAETGIGPDPDDLRAARATSLPVLIGSGLTPENASVLMPHADGAIVGTSLRSGPHHSDRVVQSHVTQLVQAVRALPGGSSAPDA from the coding sequence GTGAGCCGCTTTCGCACGCTTTTCCCCATGGCGCGCCCGGTGATCGGGATGATTGCGCTCCCGCCAATGCCGGGATACCCGGCCTTCACGTCGATACACGCCGTGATCGCCGCGGCGCTCAGCGACCTGGAACGACTCGAGGCCGGCGGCGCCGACGGTGCACTCGTGGAGAACGACTTCGACCAGCCGCACACGATGGTTGGGGGGGCCGAGGTTCACGCCGCAATGACGCGCGTGACGCGCGAGGTCGTTGCGCACGCGAAGATCCCCATCGGCGTGGAGGTACTGCTCAATGACTGGCGCGCCTCGCTCGCCATTGCCGCGATGACCGGGGCGCAGTTCATACGCATCGACTTCTTTGTCGACCGCGTGATGACCAAGCTCGGCCCCTTCGAGCCCGAACCGGAGGCGATTCTCGCCTATCGCCAAGCCATCCGGGCCGAGCACGTGCAGCTGTACACCGACCTGCAGGTGAAGTACACGACGATGCTCGATGGCCCCAAGCCGCTGGCGCAGTCCGCGCGCGAGGCGGCGGCGGCGGGGAGTGACGCGGTGATCATCAGCGGTGCAGAGACGGGGATCGGCCCCGACCCGGACGACCTGCGCGCGGCACGCGCCACTTCGCTCCCCGTCCTCATCGGGAGCGGGCTCACGCCGGAGAACGCGTCGGTGCTGATGCCGCATGCCGATGGCGCGATAGTCGGGACGTCGTTGCGCAGCGGACCGCATCACAGCGATCGCGTGGTGCAATCGCACGTGACGCAATTGGTGCAGGCCGTGCGAGCCCTCCCTGGCGGCTCGTCGGCGCCGGACGCGTGA
- a CDS encoding c-type cytochrome, whose product MRMPMVVALRRTYMARRARSRFNRTSNEHPPVTSARRPGAMRVLSRVAGATALLLTAVLVACTSHGVVVVERAIIVAGNGRVPPTLYFTVRNSGTVTDTIVGAAVEGAGGVIFARHRDHAFHVADRDTSADAAQVRVERVPLEAGTSVALEPNGTFAVITPGAHQLLAGDTALVSVRLARAPASSTYARVVEYAQLDSALTAPIAGGVARWFVRSFDAAPGVPNRARNPKATVQAGRDLYAANGCISCHGLNGHGDGPVAVTLNPPPRDFRAAAAFRTGLDERAIAQTIGTGIPNGGSMPRYPHLSETQRRSLALYVLSLARPNTSSSTLP is encoded by the coding sequence ATGCGAATGCCGATGGTGGTCGCGTTGAGGCGCACCTACATGGCGCGCCGCGCGCGATCGCGTTTCAACCGTACCTCGAACGAACATCCGCCCGTCACCAGTGCGCGCCGCCCTGGTGCAATGCGTGTTCTCTCGCGCGTCGCGGGGGCGACGGCGTTGCTCCTGACGGCGGTACTCGTTGCGTGCACGAGCCACGGCGTCGTCGTCGTGGAGCGGGCGATCATCGTCGCGGGCAATGGTCGCGTTCCGCCGACCCTGTACTTCACCGTGCGAAACAGCGGGACGGTCACCGACACGATCGTCGGCGCCGCGGTGGAGGGCGCGGGCGGTGTGATCTTCGCGCGGCATCGCGATCACGCCTTCCATGTCGCCGATCGCGATACCAGTGCGGACGCAGCACAGGTGCGTGTCGAGCGCGTGCCGCTCGAGGCGGGCACAAGCGTCGCGCTCGAGCCCAACGGCACCTTCGCCGTCATCACGCCAGGTGCACATCAACTCCTCGCGGGCGACACGGCGCTCGTCTCGGTTCGTCTTGCGCGCGCGCCAGCGTCCAGCACGTACGCGCGCGTGGTCGAGTATGCGCAGCTCGACTCGGCGCTCACCGCACCCATCGCCGGTGGTGTGGCTCGCTGGTTCGTGCGCTCCTTCGATGCAGCTCCGGGCGTGCCGAACCGCGCGCGCAATCCCAAAGCGACAGTGCAGGCGGGGCGTGATCTCTACGCGGCCAACGGGTGCATTTCGTGCCACGGCCTCAACGGCCACGGTGATGGACCTGTGGCGGTGACGCTCAACCCACCGCCGCGTGACTTCCGCGCCGCGGCGGCCTTCCGCACCGGGCTCGACGAACGCGCCATCGCCCAGACCATTGGCACCGGTATTCCCAACGGCGGCTCCATGCCGCGCTATCCACACCTCTCCGAGACGCAGCGCCGCTCGCTGGCGCTGTACGTCCTTTCACTGGCTCGACCAAACACCTCATCATCCACGCTCCCATGA
- a CDS encoding M20/M25/M40 family metallo-hydrolase → MPRVRCVLGTAALLWCAVAPNAGAQSLAPAEQAIARAVDARNGEALALLERIVNINSGTMNLAGVRAVGDVMRKEFDALGFTTRWVDGAPFQRAGHLIAEHEGSGPHILLIGHLDTVFEPSHPFQKFERLTDSTARGPGIIDMKGGDVIIVYALKALRATGALKDMHITVIMHGDEEKEGSPQELARRDIRDIAKTTQYALGFEDGSGDPKTAVIARRSAGGWVLTSTGNPAHSSQIFRDEVGFGAIYESARVLNAFRERLASQQYLTFNPGVALGGTAVTLDSTRTDGAAAGKTNVVAKSMQVSGDIRTISPEQLAEAKRVMQEIVGRPLPGTSSTIIFEDGYPPMAPSEGNKALLSRYDQGSRDLGFGAVVAVDPSKAGAADVSFVAPFVASAIDGIGLAGWDDHTDKETANLNMLAPLTKRAAVLLYRLRGGGFPRM, encoded by the coding sequence TTGCCTCGCGTACGTTGCGTCCTCGGTACGGCCGCCCTGTTGTGGTGCGCCGTCGCGCCTAACGCCGGCGCCCAGTCGCTCGCCCCCGCCGAGCAGGCCATCGCGCGCGCCGTCGACGCGCGCAACGGCGAGGCGCTTGCCCTCCTCGAGCGCATCGTCAACATCAACAGTGGGACGATGAACCTTGCCGGCGTGCGCGCAGTGGGCGACGTGATGCGCAAGGAGTTCGATGCCCTTGGCTTCACCACGCGGTGGGTCGATGGCGCACCGTTCCAGCGCGCCGGCCATCTCATCGCCGAGCATGAGGGAAGTGGCCCGCACATCCTGCTCATCGGGCACCTCGACACCGTGTTCGAGCCGTCGCACCCGTTCCAGAAGTTCGAGCGCCTGACCGACAGCACCGCGCGCGGCCCGGGGATCATCGACATGAAAGGGGGCGACGTGATCATCGTCTACGCCCTCAAGGCGCTCAGGGCTACCGGGGCGCTCAAGGACATGCACATCACCGTCATCATGCATGGCGACGAGGAGAAGGAGGGATCGCCGCAGGAGCTGGCGCGTCGCGACATCCGCGACATCGCGAAGACCACGCAGTATGCCCTCGGCTTCGAGGACGGCTCGGGCGACCCGAAGACCGCCGTCATCGCGCGCCGCAGCGCCGGTGGGTGGGTGCTCACGTCGACCGGGAATCCGGCGCACTCGTCGCAGATCTTCCGTGACGAGGTCGGCTTCGGCGCCATCTACGAATCGGCGCGCGTGCTCAACGCCTTCCGCGAGCGCCTCGCCTCGCAGCAATACCTGACTTTCAACCCCGGCGTGGCGTTAGGCGGAACGGCGGTGACGCTCGACAGCACGCGCACCGACGGTGCGGCGGCTGGCAAGACCAATGTTGTCGCCAAGTCGATGCAGGTGAGCGGCGACATCCGCACCATCTCCCCCGAGCAGCTGGCGGAGGCGAAGCGTGTGATGCAGGAGATCGTGGGGCGGCCGCTGCCGGGGACCTCGTCGACCATCATCTTCGAGGACGGGTATCCGCCGATGGCGCCGTCGGAGGGGAACAAGGCGCTGCTGTCGCGCTACGACCAGGGGAGCCGCGACCTGGGGTTTGGCGCGGTGGTGGCCGTCGACCCCTCGAAGGCCGGCGCCGCCGACGTTTCCTTTGTCGCCCCGTTCGTCGCCTCGGCCATCGACGGGATCGGCCTGGCCGGGTGGGACGATCACACCGACAAGGAGACCGCGAACCTCAACATGCTGGCGCCGCTGACCAAACGGGCGGCGGTGCTGTTGTATCGGTTGCGGGGGGGCGGATTTCCCAGGATGTGA
- a CDS encoding amino acid permease: MSDSSGSRDERRASRNDGALKRQLGLAAVVALVAGNMLGSGVFFTPGELAAVAQHPWQVHFIWALCGLITLCGALTLAELCRLLPHAGATYHVLREGYSPLWGFVLVWMELWVSGPGSVAGIAIAFGEFMQRVVGSSIEIAPVWWGAAAIAFFAAINLAGVNWGGRVQVHVTTVKVAGIVALIAGALFLAAPTGASVSAPTAAPDGSGPLAFFRFVGLGVAAVLFTYDGWIDVSHVAGEVRRPGRDLPLGMAIGVGALTLLYLAVNVAFLRVIPLAQMRAAPATIASTVATAAYGSRGGPWLDVLMMVSIFGALGGLVMTLPRLFYTMAEAHAAESRGALRWFFARMGRVASRTATPNIAILFTAATSIAALLFFGSFSRLVNFFVVPFQAMNILMVAAIFRLRRRYPESSGYRTPGYPFTPVVYIVVMVAFLVSAVAARALETLIGTALAMTGIPVYWWLVHVKSSHK, encoded by the coding sequence GTGAGCGACTCGTCAGGCAGCCGCGACGAGCGACGCGCCAGCCGCAACGACGGCGCCCTCAAGCGCCAGCTCGGCCTCGCCGCAGTTGTCGCCCTCGTCGCCGGCAACATGCTCGGCTCCGGCGTCTTCTTCACGCCGGGAGAGCTGGCGGCGGTGGCGCAGCATCCGTGGCAGGTGCACTTCATCTGGGCGTTGTGCGGGCTCATCACGTTGTGCGGCGCGCTCACGCTCGCCGAGTTGTGCCGCCTCCTCCCGCACGCGGGGGCGACGTATCACGTACTGCGCGAGGGGTACTCACCGCTGTGGGGCTTTGTGCTGGTGTGGATGGAGCTGTGGGTGAGCGGACCGGGATCGGTGGCGGGGATCGCGATTGCCTTCGGCGAGTTCATGCAGCGCGTGGTGGGCTCGTCGATCGAGATCGCACCGGTGTGGTGGGGCGCGGCGGCCATCGCCTTCTTCGCAGCCATCAATCTGGCGGGAGTGAACTGGGGCGGGCGCGTGCAGGTGCACGTGACGACAGTGAAGGTGGCCGGTATCGTCGCCCTCATCGCCGGCGCGTTGTTCCTGGCGGCGCCAACTGGTGCGTCGGTGAGCGCACCGACCGCTGCGCCTGACGGGAGCGGCCCGCTCGCCTTCTTCCGCTTCGTCGGGCTCGGTGTCGCCGCCGTCCTCTTCACGTACGATGGATGGATCGACGTCTCGCACGTCGCGGGCGAGGTGCGCCGCCCGGGGCGCGACCTCCCGCTCGGGATGGCGATCGGCGTCGGGGCGCTCACGTTGCTCTATCTCGCGGTCAACGTGGCGTTCCTGCGGGTCATCCCGCTCGCCCAGATGCGTGCAGCGCCAGCGACGATCGCCTCCACCGTGGCCACCGCCGCCTACGGCTCGCGCGGCGGCCCCTGGCTCGATGTCCTGATGATGGTGTCCATCTTTGGCGCACTCGGCGGTTTGGTCATGACCCTCCCGCGCCTCTTCTATACCATGGCCGAGGCGCACGCCGCGGAGTCGCGCGGGGCGCTGCGCTGGTTCTTCGCGAGGATGGGGCGCGTCGCCTCGCGCACCGCGACGCCCAACATCGCCATCCTCTTCACCGCCGCGACGTCGATCGCCGCGCTCCTCTTCTTCGGTTCCTTCTCGCGCCTGGTGAACTTCTTCGTCGTCCCGTTCCAGGCGATGAACATCCTGATGGTCGCGGCAATCTTCCGGTTACGCCGGCGCTATCCCGAATCGAGCGGTTATCGCACTCCCGGTTACCCATTCACGCCGGTGGTGTACATCGTGGTGATGGTTGCCTTCCTGGTGAGCGCGGTCGCCGCGCGAGCGCTGGAGACGTTGATCGGGACCGCGCTCGCGATGACGGGTATTCCGGTATACTGGTGGCTGGTGCACGTGAAGTCTTCACACAAGTAG